A stretch of Dysidea avara chromosome 5, odDysAvar1.4, whole genome shotgun sequence DNA encodes these proteins:
- the LOC136255911 gene encoding leucine-rich repeat-containing protein 1-like, translating to MSLFCISLFRKKRSRRRTLEEWVQEHRNLTQVPNEPLSHPETMRILRLNCNRISELPKAVFNLQLLTYLNLSDNDIMYLSPAISHLVNLEHLDLSKNALGEIPSVIYNCKELTYLDLSTNPLGRLPDSITALVNLHTLLLNDACLETLPVSLGKLQKLIVLELRENCLSDLPESMSRLLHLERIDLGCNEFENLPPLIGNMISLKEFWADINMLSRLPVDLGRLQELQFLELSENKLEVLPPELGNLSELRDFFLSDNLLAELPETIGGMSNLSVLKIERNRLMRLPASIGRLEEITELCLTSNNLQELPRNIGYLKKLSTLIIDENDLTYIPPQLGSCSKLTVLSLRDNQIVSLPTEFGFLHNLSVLNLVDNRLQFLPFSLTSLRHLSAIWLSKHQTKPMVDLQSEKDERGQLVLTCVLFPQQSLDDTNTNIAPPPSANSGHHPSLSDTPKKSSAIAFNVADDKIPKDSIAYPKEVHSRIMARRTSRDSGDGKSPKITNSPYREQTDSGIRMRLNRDANKSINRPYSFLKALDSDEVPSSPAHFQEDGMLPQLPEVPTIMETSNGILPQYSSSSAHHSSSTYPDSMRSPDSTVGGDIDQPLLDAPKSVASPLNWFDTSATIPFHPPQQRMVNNQQSYEHDQPHLMVEDTTHLLTISASQESTESTHHYKQTMNGINGAVMNTNNSGRSGADVLHGAIPYRAGSRDNLVQFSPSPDAVFHDGHNMLRLNQRVPSAPPHRIPSIPNQQNNNNPSMHMRQRSADIIGDSDQFFNPPHSHHSEPNFDTNIEPDWYLSPNAKPKYQKSTTLPVNSVAPNYLMDRMRRRSDSPTRAQGISPHHSGRATPVRHFQYQLSSTGSAVQFGRTNTPTPRVPGLEGKMIMIELFKNPALGISITGGINGENLWHHGDPGLFVYDMAEGKPAQLSGQIEIGDKIISVNGYDVTNVTHEEAAGLLQNSGTKVVLQVYREPSETLL from the exons ATGTCGTTATTTTGCATTTCGCTGTTCAGAAAGAAGCGATCCCGGAGACGGACACTCGAAGAATGGGTCCAGGAACACAGGAATTTAACGCAAGTACCCAACGAGCCACTATCACATCCAGAAACGATGCGAATTCTACGCCTCAACTGTAACAGAATATCAGAATTACCCAAG GCTGTCTTCAACCTGCAGCTATTGACCTATTTGAACCTGAGCGACAATGATATAATGTATCTATCGCCTGCTATATCGCATCTAGTCAACTTGGAACACCTAGATCTTAGCAAGAACG CTTTGGGCGAAATACCAAGTGTCATTTATAACTGCAAGGAATTGACCTACCTTGATCTCAGTACTAATCCTTTAGGAAG ATTGCCAGATTCAATAACTGCTCTGGTTAATTTACACACTCTGCTGTTGAATGATGCCTGCTTGGAGACTCTGCCAGTCAGCTTGGGAAA GTTGCAGAAACTAATTGTTTTAGAGCTACGAGAGAACTGCCTCAGTGATTTGCCAGA ATCAATGTCTCGGTTATTACATTTGGAGAGGATAGATCTTGGCTGTAATGAATTTGAAAATTTG CCGCCATTGATTGGGAACATGATCAGTTTGAAGGAGTTTTGGGCTGATATCAACATGTTATCACGACTACCAGTG GATTTGGGTCGCTTGCAGGAGTTACAGTTTCTTGAGTTGTCAGAGAACAAGTTGGAGGTACTCCCTCCGGAACTCGGTAACCTGTCTGAGTTAAGAGACTTCTTCCTCAGTGACAACTTATTAGCTGAACTACCTGAAACTATAG GTGGAATGAGCAATCTGTCAGTGTTGAAGATTGAGAGAAATCGACTGATGAGGCTACCGGCCTCTATTGGGAG GCTGGAGGAGATCACTGAGTTGTGTTTGACTAGTAATAACCTTCAG GAGTTGCCACGTAACATTGGATATCTCAAGAAGTTGTCCACTTTAATCATTGATGAGAATGACCTCACCTATATCCCTCCacaa TTGGGCAGTTGTAGCAAGTTGACGGTGCTGTCACTACGAGATAACCAGATTGTTTCCTTACCAACCGAGTTCGGATTTCTACACAATCTCTCAGTATTAAATCTAGTGGACAACAG GCTTCAGTTTCTACCGTTCAGTCTGACCTCACTGAGACACTTGTCAGCAATATGGTTGAGTAAACATCAG ACAAAGCCAATGGTGGACCTACAATCAGAGAAAGATGAGAGAGGACAACTGGTCTTGACCTGTGTGTTGTTCCCGCAACAAAGTCTCGATGATACTAACACTAATatcg CTCCTCCACCATCAGCTAACTCGGGCCATCATCCTTCATTATCAGACACTCCCAAGAAGTCTAGTGCTATAGCCTTCAATGTGGCTGATGATAAG ATACCCAAGGACTCCATAGCTTATCCTAAGGAGGTTCACTCCAGGATTATGGCAAGAAGGACAAGTAGAGACTCTGGTGATGGTAAATCACCTAAAATAACCAACTCACCATATAGAGAACAa ACTGATTCAGGTATTAGGATGAGACTCAACAGAGATGCTAACAAGAGTATCAACAGACCATACAGCTTCTTAAAGGCCCTTGATTCTGAT GAGGTTCCTAGTTCACCAGCCCATTTCCAAGAAGATGGGATGTTACCACAGCTACCAGAAGTGCCAACGATAATGGAAACAAGCAATGGTATCTTACCACAGTATTCTTCAAGTAGTGCCCACCACAGCAGTAGCACATATCCCGACTCTATGAGATCACCAGACTCAACTGTGGGAGGGGACATAGACCAGCCACTGTTAGATGCACCCAAATCAGTAGCAAGTCCATTAAACTGGTTTGATACGAGTGCTACAATACCTTTTCATCCCCCGCAACAGAGAATGGTTAATAATCAACAAAGTTACGAACATGATCAGCCTCATTTAATGGTTGAAGACACTACACATTTGTTAACAATCAGTGCTAGCCAAGAGAGTACGGAGTCAACTCATCATTACAAGCAAACAATGAATGGTATTAATGGTGCTGTGATGAACACTAATAATTCAGGACGTAGTGGTGCTGATGTGCTACATGGAGCCATACCTTACCGAGCAGGCAGTCGGGACAAtcttgtacaattctctccatcACCAGATGCAGTGTTTCATGATGGTCACAACATGTTAAGGTTAAACCAGCGAGTGCCGTCAGCGCCTCCGCACAGAATCCCTTCAATTCCCAACCAACAGAATAACAACAATCCTTCAATGCACATGAGACAACGTAGTGCAGACATCATTGGTGATTCTGACCAGTTCTTTAATCCACCACACAGCCATCATAGTGAACCAAACTTTGATACGAACATTGAACCAGACTGGTACCTGTCCCCTAATGCTAAACCAAAGTATCAGAAGAGTACTACCCTACCTGTGAACAGTGTTGCTCCTAATTACCTCATGGATAGGATGCGCAGGAGGTCAGACTCCCCCACCAGAGCACAGGGTATTTCACCTCATCATTCCGGCCGGGCTACTCCAGTGAGACATTTCCAGTACCAACTGTCCAGTACAGGATCTGCTG ttcaGTTTGGGAGGACCAACACACCTACCCCTAGAGTGCCTGGCTTGGAAGGAAAAATG ATAATGATTGAGCTGTTCAAGAACCCAGCGTTGGGTATCAGCATAACGGGGGGCATTAATGGGGAGAACCTGTGGCACCATGGTGACCCCGGCTTGTTTGTGTACGATATGGCGGAGGGTAAACCAGCCCAACTATCTGGACAAATTGAAATTGGAGACAAAATCATTTCA GTCAATGGTTATGATGTTACTAATGTGACACATGAAGAAGCAGCTGgattattacagaactctgGTACTAAAGTTGTACTACAAGTCTACCGTGAACCATCAGAAACATTGTTATAG
- the LOC136255915 gene encoding ras-related protein Rap1-like — protein MSDSSLSKRRLTICVVGSGGVGKSSITLRYLSDQFPEFYDPTVEESYITKVEYGANMHDVEIIDTAGQEEFMSFRDSSMAHGDAFLALCAINSYSSFVELKVLREKVIREHDGDTDVPMVIVANKRDLENCRQVSVDDLVAYCNQINCPFMETSAKTRLNVCESFRLLLDRVNLLKQKKFYQSIIPEESEDYIPDHTEKKCVIS, from the exons ATGAGCGACTCGTCGTTATCCAAGAGAAGATTAACAATTTGTGTGGTGGGGAGTGGCGGAGTTGGGAAGAGTTCTATCACCTTGCGATACTTGAGCGATCAGTTTCCTGAG TTCTATGATCCGACAGTGGAAGAAAGTTACATCACGAAG GTTGAGTATGGTGCAAACATGCATGATGTTGAGATTATTGATACTGCGGGACAAGAGGAGTTTATGTCATTCAGAGACTCATCAATGGCACACGGGGATGCCTTCCTCGCACTTTGTGCCATAAACTCTTATTCCAGCTTTGTTGAACTGAAAGTGTTACGAGAAAAAGTTATCAGAGAGCATGATGGAGACACTGATGTCCCCATGGTGATTGTAGCTAATAAAAGA GACCTGGAGAATTGTCGACAagtatcagttgatgatttagTCGCTTATTGTAATCAAATTAACTGTCCTTTCATGGAAACCTCAGCAAAA ACAAGATTAAATGTTTGTGAGAGTTTCAGACTGTTACTGGACAGGGTAAATCTACTGAAGCAAAAGAAATTCTACCAATCCATCATACCAGAGGAATCAGAAGACTACATACCAGACCACACAGAAAAGAAGTGTGTTATTTcataa
- the LOC136255912 gene encoding RAB7A-interacting MON1-CCZ1 complex subunit 1-like — translation MRVYYAIVMEIILEKQHERCRKLRETNVNNASVENALSYASIALEDFKRNLLAKLFENFSKSILDLTYFRENELTESAFNPEMVLVQLNEILGLMTQCSQLLEKHLGRLPSEKELIEHLTLDVVECIHWRVGALFYMYCHTVRDTPGRIEKERRMLLKCCCIGVCHLQKMASIRTPLSDDEDVISHDATVTGLLRKGIFSDVHMLSLMYAGEMCYWYWQESMKLTGDETVNNLTPSSSQAIASLLYPGAGASASLLPNPSQVSIVVTCLCGEQFTSDWEKSFNALQFGQVCLSKYIEVARGPLKEHGWKYDAAVKMTVEMKKNIT, via the exons ATGCGCGTTTACTATGCGATTGTTATGGAAATTATTCTAGAAAAACAGCATGAACGGTGTAGGAAGTTACGCGAAACTAACGTGAACA ATGCGTCAGTTGAAAATGCACTATCGTATGCTTCCATTGCGTTGGAAGATTTCAAAAG GAATCTTCTAGCAAAATTATTTGAAAATTTTTCGAAA TCAATACTGGACCTGACCTACTTCCGTGAAAATGAGTTGACAGAAAGTGCCTTCAATCCTGAAATGGTCTTAGTTCAGCTGAATGAAATATTAG GTCTAATGACTCAGTGTAGTCAGCTATTGGAGAAACATTTGGGCAGGCTACCATCAGAAAAAGAA CTAATTGAACACCTGACATTGGATGTGGTAGAGTGTATTCACTGGCGTGTTGGGGCACTATTCTACATGTACTGTCACACTGTAAGGGATACCCCAGGAAGAATTGAGAAGGAACGTAGAATGTTACTAAAG TGTTGTTGTATTGGAGTATGTCACTTACAAAAGATGGCTAGTATCAGGACACCATTATCTGATGATGAAGATGTTATCAGCCATGATGCTACTGTCACTGGTCTACTAAGGAAAG GTATATTTAGTGACGTTCACATGCTCAGTTTGATGTACGCTGGTGAGATGTGTTATTGGTACTGGCAGGAAAGCATGAAACTGACTGGTGATGAAACAGTCAACAATCTGACACCATCATCATCTCAAGCCATTGCCAG CCTACTGTATCCTGGTGCTGGTGCCTCAGCTAGTTTACTGCCCAACCCATCACAAGTGTCCATTGTAGTAACTTGTTTGTGTGGAGAACAGTTTACCAGTGACTGGGAGAAATCCTTTAATGCACTGCAGTTTGGCCAGGTATGTTTGTCAAAGTACATTGAAGTTGCTCGTGGTCCACTAAAGGAACACGGCTGGAAATATGATGCTGCTGTGAAAATGACTGTTGAAATGAAGAAAAACATTACATGA